A stretch of Geobacter sp. DNA encodes these proteins:
- the kdpC gene encoding potassium-transporting ATPase subunit KdpC: protein MKDLKSALLLFFLLTVICGGLYPAVVTGVAAVVFPHQAQGSFITGANGREIGSALIGQPFSDPKYLWPRPSTTPDSAYNPAGSGGSNAGPTNPAYLQTVAYRVKSLRSAGISGTIPAEMVQASASGLDPHISPAAALMQVPRIARARNLSEEELQRIVAVHTENRLLGIFGESRVNVLAVNGVLDKLTP, encoded by the coding sequence ATGAAAGACCTGAAATCTGCGCTGCTGCTTTTTTTCCTGCTCACCGTCATCTGCGGTGGTCTCTATCCCGCAGTGGTTACCGGCGTTGCCGCCGTTGTCTTCCCGCACCAGGCCCAGGGAAGCTTCATCACCGGCGCGAATGGCCGCGAAATCGGTTCGGCACTCATCGGCCAGCCCTTTTCCGATCCGAAGTATCTCTGGCCACGGCCGTCGACTACTCCTGACAGTGCCTACAATCCCGCAGGCTCGGGCGGTTCCAATGCCGGCCCCACCAACCCGGCCTACCTGCAGACCGTTGCCTACCGGGTCAAGTCCCTGCGGTCGGCGGGCATCTCAGGAACGATACCCGCCGAGATGGTCCAGGCATCTGCCAGCGGCCTCGATCCCCACATTTCACCCGCAGCGGCTCTGATGCAGGTTCCGCGCATTGCCAGAGCCCGCAACCTGAGCGAGGAGGAACTGCAACGCATTGTTGCAGTCCATACCGAGAACCGTTTGCTCGGCATTTTCGGCGAATCGCGGGTGAATGTGCTTGCAGTCAACGGTGTATTGGATAAGCTGACCCCATGA
- the kdpB gene encoding potassium-transporting ATPase subunit KdpB — protein sequence MSKHAPQPISIFDPRIMGPAFVQALKKLDPRVLWHNPVMLCVEIASVITVVTFIMSLSGVNREPAWFTGTVSLWLWLTVIFSTFAEALAEGRGKARAASLRSSRAEVTAKLLVKPEFGSSFTTVGAGQLRKGDLVLVEANDVIAGDGDVVTGAALVNESAVTGESAPVVRESGGDRSAVTGGTTVIANAIIVRITANPGETFLDRMIGLIEGAKRRKTPNEIALEVLLIALTLVFLLVCANISPLSIYSVKATGQGSPISLTVLVALFVCLAPTTIAALLPAIGIAGMDRLFQKNVIALSGRAIEAAGDVNVLLLDKTGTITYGNREAVAFVPVGGHNEREVAEAALMASLTDETPEGRSIVTLAVQQYGLQAEELPADAEPIVFSADTRLSGLNLGGQQYRKGASDSLVAFVKQQGAKAIPDKLAEIVDKIARAGATPLVVSCDREIVGVVNLKDIVKAGIQERFLQLRSMGIRTVMITGDNPLTAAAIAAEAQVDDFLAQAKPEDKLRLIRDNQEAGFMVAMTGDGTNDAPALAQADVAVAMNTGTQPAREAANIIDLDSNPTKLLDIVEVGKQILMTRGNLTTFSISNDIAKYFAIIPAALLSIYPQLGVLNVMHLASPYSAILSAVIFNAVIIPMLVPLALKGTRFRPLPAERLLIHNLLIYGVGGIIVPFVGIKGIDLCVGMLL from the coding sequence CGATCCGCGGATCATGGGCCCCGCTTTTGTCCAAGCCCTGAAGAAACTCGATCCCCGCGTCCTCTGGCATAACCCGGTCATGCTCTGTGTGGAGATCGCCAGCGTCATCACCGTGGTGACCTTTATCATGTCTCTTTCCGGCGTCAATCGCGAGCCGGCCTGGTTCACCGGTACCGTTTCCCTCTGGCTCTGGCTTACCGTTATCTTTTCGACCTTTGCCGAGGCGCTGGCCGAGGGGCGTGGCAAGGCGAGGGCTGCGTCGCTGCGGAGTTCACGTGCCGAGGTGACCGCTAAGCTCCTTGTCAAGCCGGAATTCGGGAGCTCTTTTACGACGGTAGGCGCCGGCCAGCTCCGAAAGGGTGACCTGGTCCTGGTGGAGGCAAACGATGTGATAGCAGGCGACGGCGACGTGGTGACGGGTGCGGCGCTGGTGAACGAGTCGGCGGTCACCGGCGAGTCTGCGCCGGTGGTGCGCGAGTCCGGCGGCGACCGGAGCGCGGTGACCGGGGGGACCACGGTCATCGCCAATGCCATCATCGTCCGGATAACCGCCAATCCGGGCGAGACCTTTCTCGACCGGATGATCGGCCTGATCGAAGGGGCCAAACGGCGCAAGACCCCTAACGAGATCGCCCTGGAGGTGCTGCTGATCGCCCTGACCCTGGTCTTCCTGCTGGTCTGCGCCAATATCAGCCCCCTTTCCATTTATAGCGTCAAGGCTACCGGGCAGGGGTCTCCCATATCGCTCACCGTGCTGGTGGCGCTCTTTGTCTGTCTTGCTCCCACCACCATCGCCGCGCTCCTGCCCGCTATCGGTATCGCCGGCATGGACCGGCTCTTCCAGAAGAACGTCATCGCCCTGTCCGGCCGGGCCATCGAGGCGGCGGGCGATGTGAACGTGCTCCTCTTGGACAAGACCGGCACCATTACCTACGGCAACCGGGAGGCGGTCGCCTTTGTCCCGGTGGGAGGACATAACGAACGGGAGGTCGCCGAAGCCGCTCTGATGGCATCACTGACCGACGAAACCCCGGAGGGGCGCAGCATCGTGACGCTTGCCGTGCAACAGTACGGTCTACAGGCGGAGGAGCTTCCTGCCGATGCCGAACCGATCGTTTTCAGCGCCGATACCCGCCTATCGGGGCTCAATCTCGGCGGGCAGCAGTACCGCAAGGGGGCGTCCGATTCCCTGGTCGCCTTTGTGAAGCAGCAGGGAGCGAAGGCCATCCCCGACAAACTCGCCGAGATCGTGGACAAGATCGCCCGGGCCGGGGCCACGCCGCTGGTGGTCAGTTGCGACAGGGAGATCGTGGGGGTCGTCAACCTGAAGGACATCGTCAAGGCGGGCATCCAGGAGCGCTTCCTGCAACTGCGCAGCATGGGAATCAGGACCGTGATGATCACCGGCGACAATCCGCTCACCGCAGCGGCCATCGCCGCCGAGGCACAGGTGGACGACTTCCTGGCCCAGGCAAAGCCGGAGGACAAGCTGCGCCTGATCAGGGACAACCAGGAGGCGGGATTCATGGTGGCCATGACCGGCGACGGCACCAACGATGCCCCGGCCCTGGCCCAGGCAGATGTGGCGGTTGCCATGAATACCGGCACCCAGCCGGCTCGCGAGGCAGCCAACATCATCGACCTGGACAGCAACCCGACCAAACTGCTGGATATCGTCGAGGTGGGTAAACAGATCCTCATGACGCGGGGTAACCTGACCACCTTCAGCATCTCCAACGACATCGCCAAATACTTCGCCATCATCCCTGCGGCCCTGCTTTCCATCTATCCGCAGCTGGGAGTGCTCAACGTGATGCACCTGGCAAGCCCCTACAGCGCCATCCTGTCGGCGGTCATCTTCAATGCCGTCATCATCCCGATGCTGGTGCCGCTGGCGCTCAAGGGGACCAGATTCCGCCCGCTGCCGGCCGAAAGGCTCCTGATCCACAACCTCCTCATCTATGGGGTAGGGGGGATTATCGTGCCGTTCGTAGGAATCAAGGGGATCGACCTGTGTGTGGGGATGTTACTGTAG